The following are from one region of the Aspergillus luchuensis IFO 4308 DNA, chromosome 4, nearly complete sequence genome:
- a CDS encoding uncharacterized protein (COG:E;~EggNog:ENOG410PI69;~InterPro:IPR020855,IPR023696,IPR006035;~PFAM:PF00491;~go_function: GO:0016813 - hydrolase activity, acting on carbon-nitrogen (but not peptide) bonds, in linear amidines [Evidence IEA];~go_function: GO:0046872 - metal ion binding [Evidence IEA]), which produces MAPTLRENWQGSNPNSYDNAWAIQQIEEGHNSVLMRKPFTDAEKYGLSKAGKTLPRIITLGGDHTITLPLLRSINRAYGPVTVIHFDSHLDSWKPKVFGGSPSQVAAINHGTYFYHAAMEGLLKNDTNIHAGIRTTLSGPSDYENDGYCGFEIVEAREIDTIGTDGIIKKIRERVGTENPVYLSIDIDTLDPAYAPATGTPETGGWSTRELRTIIRGLDGLNFIGADIVEVAPAYDTNAELSTMAAADVLYEILTIMVKKGPLSVGRSDEL; this is translated from the exons ATGGCACCCACACTACGGGAGAATTGGCAAGGTTCTAATCCAAACAGTTATGATAACGCCTGGGCTATCCAACAAATTGAAGAGGGCCACAACAGTGTCCTAATGCGCAAACCGTTCACCGATGCTGAGAAGTATGGGCTCTCCAAGGCCGGAAAGACCCTTCCACGCATCATTACTTTAGGAGGAGACCACACTATCACCCTGCCCTTGCTGCGCAGTATAAACAGGGCCTATGGACCTGTCACTGTTATACACTTTGACAGTCATCT GGATTCTTGGAAGCCAAAGGTTTTCGGCGGCTCACCTAGTCAGGTTGCCGCCATTAATCACGGCACCTACTTCTACCACGCTGCGATGGAAGGCCTGCTGAAGAACGATACCAATATTCATGCCGGTATCCGCACTACGCTTTCCGGTCCATCTGATTACGAGAATGACGGATACTGCGGGTTCGAAATCGTTGAGGCAAGAGAGATCGATACTATCG GAACGGATGGCATCATCAAGAAGAtaagggagagggtgggtaCTGAGAACCCTGTCTACCTCTCGATTGACATCGATACTCTTGATCCTGCCT ACGCACCGGCAACCGGAACGCCCGAAACGGGCGGCTGGTCGACGCGTGAGCTCCGCACTATTATTcggggattggatggattgaaCTTCATCGGTGCAGACATTGTTGAGGTTGCTCCTGCTTATGATACGAATGCTGAGCTTTCTACTAT GGCTGCCGCTGACGTCCTCTATGAGATTCTTACCATCATGGTGAAGAAGGGTCCATTGTCCGTTGGCCGTTCCGATGAGCTGTAG
- a CDS encoding MATE family efflux transporter (COG:V;~EggNog:ENOG410PHMQ;~InterPro:IPR002528;~PFAM:PF01554;~TransMembrane:9 (o88-109i129-149o169-185i197-219o225-251i272-290o352-370i422-445o451-474i);~go_component: GO:0016020 - membrane [Evidence IEA];~go_function: GO:0015297 - antiporter activity [Evidence IEA];~go_function: GO:0042910 - xenobiotic transmembrane transporter activity [Evidence IEA];~go_process: GO:0055085 - transmembrane transport [Evidence IEA]): MYDSLPSYRETTSAHSPGEEHTPLLPKQVDANHDSKITRLSIPCPVEFVRLLKDSIPVILAYTLQNSLQTTSVLIVGRISPEDLATTAFSLMFAMVTAWMIALGGTTALDTLASSTFTGSSNKHDLGILLQRAFFVLGLFYVPVAMLWAFSEPVFLLLGQDPQLSRDSARFLTCLIPGGLGYIYFEAMKKYLQAQGIMRPGTYVLLITVPFNAFLNYLFCYTFHMGLLGAPFATGISYWLSFVLLVLYARFIAGSECWGGWSRKAFENLGTFARLAFLGVVHVGTEWWAFEIVALAAGRLGTIPLAAQSVIMTADQVLNTIPFGVGVATSARVGSLLGSRDAAGASRAANTAAWLSMVLGGAVLAVLMGTRYDFAKMFNSDEGVVQLTAEVLPWVALFQIADGLNGSCGGCLRGMGRQHVGALVNLVSYYCGALPLGIWLAFHGWGLKGLWVGQCIALYLVGALEWAIVAFSNWECEVDKAFQRMDIEDRLEVGHTTNGATTVV, encoded by the exons ATGTACGACTCCCTTCCTAGCTACCGAGAGACTACTTCCGCGCACTCTCCCGGGGAAGAACATACGCCACTACTTCCCAAGCAAGTCGACGCCAACCATGACTCCAAGATTACAAGGTTATCGATTCCCTGTCCAGTCGAATTTGTCCGGCTGTTGAAAGACTCCATCCCGGTCATTCTGGCATACACGCTGCAAAACAGCCTGCAAACCACCTCTGTGTTGATTGTGGGACGGATCTCTCCTGAGGATCTCGCCACCACGGCCTTTTCACTCATGTTTGCCATGGTCACAGCCTGGATGATCGCCTTGGGCGGGACCACCGCACTAGACACACTGGCCTCGTCAACCTTCACAGGCAGCTCGAACAAGCATGATCTCGGCATCCTGTTGCAGCGGGCCTTTTTCGTCCTCGGGCTGTTCTATGTCCCCGTCGCCATGCTTTGGGCATTCTCGGAGCCTGTGTTTCTCTTGCTTGGCCAGGATCCCCAGCTCTCGAGAGATAGTGCGCGCTTCTTAACTTGCTTGATCCCTGGCGGTCTGGGATATATCTACTTTGAGGCCATGAAAAAGTATTTGCAAGCCCAGG GTATTATGCGACCTGGAACGTATGTCTTGCTGATAACGGTACCATTCAATGCATTTCTCAATTACCTGTTCTGCTACACCTTTCATATGGGGTTGCTCGGTGCGCCATTTGCAACAGGCATTTCCTACTGGCTGTCCTTTGTGCTGCTAGTATTGTATGCCCGGTTCATCGCCGGCTCCGAATGCTGGGGCGGCTGGTCGCGCAAAGCATTCGAGAACCTCGGAACTTTTGCCCGATTGGCCTTTCTGGGCGTGGTGCACGTAGGCACCGAGTGGTGGGCCTTCGAAATCGTAGCTCTTGCAGCCGGAAGGCTGGGAACAATTCCGCTGGCGGCACAGAGCGTCATCATGACCGCAGACCAAGTGCTCAACACAATTCCATTTGGTGTAGGAGTTGCTACGTCTGCGCGAGTGGGGAGCCTGCTTGGGTCCCGGGACGCGGCTGGTGCATCAAGAGCGGCCAATACCGCGGCCTGGTTGAGCATGGTGCTGGGGGGTGCCGTGTTAGCTGTGCTTATGGGGACTCGGTACGACTTCGCAAAGATGTTCAACTCCGATGAAGGAGTTGTACAGCTCACTGCGGAGGTTCTACCGTGGGTGGCGTTGTTCCAGATCGCCGATGGACTGAACGGTAGCTGTGGAGGATGCCTTAGGGGCATGGGAAGACAGCATGTCGGTGCGCTAGTCAACCTAGTCAGCTATTATTGCGGTGCATTGCCTCTCGGTATTTGGTTGGCTTTCCATGGCTGGGGATTGAAAGGACTTTGGGTGGGACAATGCATCGCACTGTATCTTGTGGGGGCACTGGAGTGGGCAATCGTGGCCTTCAGTAACTGGGAATGCGAGGTCGATAAGGCGTTTCAGCGAATGGATATCGAAGACCGGTTAGAGGTTGGACACACCACCAATGGTGCCACGACAGTCGTATAG
- a CDS encoding putative MFS transporter (COG:G;~EggNog:ENOG410PKTA;~InterPro:IPR020846,IPR011701,IPR036259;~PFAM:PF07690;~TransMembrane:11 (i55-72o92-110i122-140o152-173i185-206o212-234i296-315o335-356i377-396o444-463i475-500o);~go_function: GO:0022857 - transmembrane transporter activity [Evidence IEA];~go_process: GO:0055085 - transmembrane transport [Evidence IEA]), which produces MNLKSTQTDLVQISEKQSASDINSLPVEQHETHVHPTPTSDPLDPLNWPRWQKHVILGIVMLKYFLFTYITTTTVPSFAEIQSQYDISYSQVSWTVAIPALGLSLGPLFWSSIGDIYGRRIVFIVGTVIALVATVGAAVADTYGGYMAARFFQGFGVSPSSTVGMAVVTDLFYDYERGQKLGLWVLALDSGLLLGPTFGGILNLVSAQWINWFNAILFAALLLLELALMPETLYPRALMLQRMAATEKPAEPNAGIEEAEIKRTKSLPFLNIRPVPGLSHPPIYASFTRFLLTFRFPVIPVAVLGYSFTWYWWILSVITMVPSAYASDSPLIQGLLFLGLLIGTLVAEVSCSGRLSDAIVGRLAKRNGGIRVPEMRLWLAYPAIILTAIGLILWGISIDKAYHWMVGQVAFFLCDLRRNPNRQHHTVTSSYIIDAYPLQSTSVVIFYAVFLNLSAFANPFFIAQWQAAIGWTWTFTTQALIVVAGGSGVFISLHVFGAAWRARGVPGWVNPEFDS; this is translated from the exons ATGAATCTTAAATCTACCCAGACAGACCTTGTTCAAATCTCCGAGAAGCAATCTGCCAGCGACATCAACAGTCTCCCCGTTGAGCAACATGAAACGCACGTCCATCCTACCCCTACTTCTGATCCTTTGGATCCGCTCAACTGGCCCCGTTGGCAAAAGCATGTGATTCTAGGGATTGTCATGCTCAA GTACTTCCTTTTCACCTACATCACGACCACCACTGTCCCCTCCTTCGCCGAGATACAATCACAGTATGACATCAGCTACTCGCAAGTCAGCTGGACCGTCGCAATCCCGGCGCTGGGCTTGTCGCTTGGACCACTATTCTGGTCCTCCATTGGCGACATCTACGGCCGCCGCATTGTCTTCATTGTGGGGACTGTCATTGCACTCGTAGCGACAGTTGGCGCTGCTGTAGCAGATACATATGGGGGGTACATGGCTGCTCGGTTCTTCCAAGGATTCGGAGTCAGCCCTTCATCAACAGTAGGAATGGCAGTTG TCACCGATCTCTTCTACGACTACGAACGCGGCCAGAAACTCGGATTATGGGTCCTGGCTCTAGATTCAGGTTTACTTCTAGGCCCAACCT TCGGCGGGATTCTCAATCTCGTCAGCGCCCAATGGATCAACTGGTTCAACGCTATTCTCTTCGCCGCGCTTCTACTCCTCGAGCTTGCTCTCATGCCTGAGACCCTCTACCCACGCGCGTTGATGCTCCAACGCATGGCAGCCACCGAGAAGCCAGCAGAGCCGAACGCAGGTatagaagaagcagagatAAAACGCACCAAGTCATTGCCGTTCCTCAACATTCGTCCCGTCCCAGGTCTCTCCCATCCGCCCATCTATGCCTCTTTCACCCGATTCCTCCTCACGTTCCGCTTCCCTGTCATCCCCGTGGCAGTCCTCGGATACTCATTCACATGGTACTGGTGGATTCTATCTGTGATTACCATGGTCCCGTCTGCATATGCATCAGATTCACCTCTCATCCAGGGCTTGCTATTCCTGGGCCTATTGATCGGGACCTTAGTAGCGGAGGTAAGCTGCTCGGGACGATTGAGCGATGCCATCGTGGGGAGATTAGCCAAGCGGAATGGTGGGATACGGGTCCCAGAAATGCGCTTATGGCTGGCATATCCAGCCATCATTCTGACTGCTA TCGGTTTAATCCTCTGGGGCATCAGCATAGACAAAGCCTACCACTGGATGGTAGGACAAGTCGCGTTCTTCCTATGTGA TCTCCGCCGGAATCCAAATCGGCAACACCACACCGTAACAAGCAGCTACATCATCGACGCCTACCCACTCCAATCCACCAGCGTGGTGATTTTCTACGCTGTATTTCTAAATCTCAGTGCTTTTGCTAATCCA TTCTTCATCGCCCAATGGCAAGCCGCAATCGGCTGGACCTGGACATTCACCACTCAGGCTCTCATCGTCGTGGCTGGTGGAAGTGGTGTGTTCATCTCGCTGCATGTGTTTGGGGCGGCATGGAGAGCGAGGGGTGTGCCGGGGTGGGTGAATCCGGAGTTTGATTCTTAA
- a CDS encoding uncharacterized protein (COG:S;~EggNog:ENOG410PSZN;~InterPro:IPR012919;~TransMembrane:1 (i394-413o)), whose translation MPTRRGATRRAGSTPRSDIGSASTYFQSKLGPEARTQALPNLPTKQSFAYGSAETPILPRELKIQPHMDLTEMADAIDKGIEDAKDRQLKEKETTQDKSRRQKSPSISRSPVRRSRREPTPDELQLLDNLREATKSPTPIRGNYSNNDQSTATPTPPIPHTLSTASSPTQPLPVPRYPHVPADNLYPSPMGRFGPQLHDGPPLGSSPLPDNSSLYSFTVERAINSDELTRTLSDGKNIKAPPRRFSGLAFNEPIHEEEEPDSRLLKTKSRSPSLQPSLEEFTIEPSPEPEPPLEPESVHEPSPEPTPTPEPEPMPELEHMPEAMPEPEVIREKSPAAQFTAPTKTLIPDTYARNPSREPSVDGNQQTITQRGQSWSWVGSLSAQLPSAGTVARILAGIALAAVAVYLVAFGGIPSLSRPTQYIPMDESNMLAVSSLTDQMSRIGAQVSSLAKDMRTVKWDVNAVQSEVRSSPTPVMPPSRGTDFGPPTEQKTNFLSIGLGVLVIPGLTSPTVGHKLNPLQWAYVKLWRGSYYRPASPPLAALAPWEDYGDCWCSTPRDGMSQIGIDLGQKIVPEEVAIEHMPKTATLKPENAPREMELWAQYVLVQKGASRHARTHASIHKPIMNALRSAWPTEDPTAYSDDPLLGPSYYRVGKFTYDIHGSHHVQLFQLDAVIDSPELRVDRVVFRATSNWGGNHTCIYRLKLFGHV comes from the coding sequence ATGCCTACTAGACGCGGCGCCACCAGGCGCGCGGGGTCTACTCCACGCTCCGATATAGGGAGTGCCTCGACGTATTTTCAGTCCAAGCTGGGTCCGGAAGCAAGGACACAGGCTCTGCCAAATCTTCCAACCAAGCAGTCATTCGCTTATGGATCTGCTGAGACGCCAATTCTCCCACGGGAGCTCAAGATTCAGCCTCATATGGATCTGACCGAGATGGCCGACGCAATCGACAAGGGAATTGAGGATGCTAAGGATCGGCagttgaaagagaaagaaaccaCTCAGGACAAGTCTCGTCGACAGAAGTCGCCTTCTATCAGTCGTTCCCCGGTTCGGCGAAGTCGCCGGGAGCCGACTCCGGATGAGTTGCAGCTTCTCGACAACCTGCGCGAGGCAACTAAGTCTCCCACGCCGATACGGGGCAACTACAGCAACAACGACCAATCCACCGCCACCCCCACACCTCCTATCCCACACACTCTTTCTACCGCCTCAAGTCCTACGCAGCCTCTACCTGTACCCAGATATCCCCACGTCCCAGCCGACAATCTGTATCCGTCTCCTATGGGGCGGTTTGGCCCGCAATTGCACGATGGGCCCCCGTTAGGAAGCTCCCCACTACCGGACAACTCATCGTTATACTCGTTCACCGTTGAACGAGCAATCAACTCCGATGAACTGACACGGACGCTTTCCGATGGAAAGAATATCAAGGCACCCCCTCGTCGATTTTCCGGGCTGGCTTTCAACGAGCCTATtcacgaagaagaggaaccggACTCGAGGCTTCTAAAAACGAAATCGAGGTCGCCCTCCCTGCAACCTAGTCTTGAGGAGTTCACGATAGAGCCTTCTCCAGAGCCGGAGCCACCGTTGGAACCCGAGTCTGTGCATGAGCCTTCCCCAGAGCCTACGCCTACGCCCGAGCCAGAGCCTATGCCAGAGCTGGAGCATATGCCGGAGGCCAtgccggagccggaggtCATCAGAGAAAAGTCTCCTGCAGCACAGTTTACCGCGCCCACAAAGACACTCATTCCTGATACATATGCGCGGAATCCATCACGAGAACCATCAGTCGATGGCAACCAACAAACTATCACTCAGAGAGGCCAGTCCTGGTCCTGGGTAGGAAGCCTATCAGCACAGTTGCCTAGCGCTGGCACGGTCGCTCGCATACTCGCTGGAATAGCTTtggcagcagtagcagtataCCTTGTTGCCTTTGGCGGaattccctccctttctcgACCCACACAATATATCCCGATGGACGAGAGCAATATGCTAGCAGTCAGCAGCCTTACGGATCAGATGTCTCGAATTGGAGCGCAGGTATCCTCATTGGCGAAGGATATGCGCACCGTCAAATGGGACGTGAACGCGGTGCAGTCGGAGGTCCGCTCGTCACCTACCCCAGTCATGCCACCAAGCAGAGGCACCGATTTTGGTCCTCCCACAGAACAAAAGACAAACTTCCTGAGCATTGGACTAGGAGTGCTTGTTATTCCGGGTCTCACAAGCCCAACTGTCGGACACAAGCTCAATCCTTTACAATGGGCCTATGTCAAATTATGGAGGGGTAGTTATTATCGGCCCGCATCACCGCCGCTCGCGGCTTTGGCTCCCTGGGAAGATTATGGAGATTGCTGGTGCAGCACACCTCGAGACGGAATGTCGCAGATCGGCATTGACCTAGGCCAAAAGATCGTGCCAGAGGAAGTAGCCATCGAACATATGCCGAAGACGGCTACATTAAAGCCTGAAAATGCCCCCAGGGAGATGGAGCTCTGGGCTCAATACGTACTCGTTCAGAAGGGAGCCAGTCGACATGCAAGGACGCATGCGTCAATCCACAAGCCGATCATGAACGCCCTCCGGTCCGCATGGCCCACCGAGGATCCGACTGCCTACTCCGATGATCCACTCCTAGGACCGTCATATTACCGGGTCGGGAAATTCACCTACGATATCCACGGCTCGCATCACGTGCAGCTATTCCAACTAGACGCGGTGATTGACTCCCCAGAACTCCGGGTGGACAGGGTCGTCTTCCGGGCCACGTCGAACTGGGGCGGCAATCACACGTGTATCTACCGACTGAAGCTATTCGGTCATGTATAG